One Bombina bombina isolate aBomBom1 chromosome 5, aBomBom1.pri, whole genome shotgun sequence DNA segment encodes these proteins:
- the LOC128659771 gene encoding drebrin-like, whose protein sequence is MEEPPLDHIRGRTVEGLKKRWNDCKRWVKEKMGQEAMHQRGTGGGPPLDIEYNTWQEMIRRSLSITAVRGLPVHAEPPVTRIQTGMPPPPPPPPPPGTGMQPTPPVFRQTHEQYAPRHEHGWMASVEDPGVMPPPLPYDPWQYSWTEEYPPFGFEGGPRQPQRVHVFTPPPQQHNLMAVRDFTHTRHRKFQLDRLSGHTLVNHWDYQPTVQAPPSSAIGRAPPLADGNRADSTAAPHEPAVEAGPPPHEPAVEAGPAPQATADAGDPAPQAHRSPAAQEPVDALYSPLGEEYIALQRRLITSTENIQRGQERFFRSQQRRQQCSIELQRDIAALLSASVHNQSQMMQILSDMQMQMDNRWREQNQLLGVLVENFTHQQDTASSLSFMASTPAETSESSQTRITRQSTTDTSAPSSKKPKKK, encoded by the exons gaggactgttgagggccttaaaaagcggtggaatgactgcaagaggtgggtgaaagaaaagatggggcaggaagctatgcaccagaggggaacaggcggtggtccacccctggacatagaatataacacctggcaggagatgatacgcaggtccctgagtatcacagcagtccgtggacttccagtccatgctg aacctcctgtcacgaggatacaaacaggcatgccgccaccaccaccaccaccaccaccaccaggcaCAGGCATGCAGCCaacaccaccagtcttcaggcaaacacatgaacagtatgctcccaggcatgagcatggttggatggcttcagttgaggacccgggagtgatgccaccaccattgccatatgacccctggcaatatTCCTggacagaggaatatcctccctttggctttgagggggggccaagacagccacaaagggtccatgtatttaccccccccccccaacaacacAATCTTATGGCAGTCAGGGATTTCACCCACACACGTCACAGgaagttccaattggacaggctgagtggtcacacactcgtcaatcattgggactatcaaccaaccgtacaagctccaccatcctcagcaattggacgagctccaccattggcagatggaaatagagcagattctacagctgccccacatgaaccagcagttgaagctggcccaccaccacatgaaccagcagttgaagctggccctgcacctcaagcaacagcagatgcaggtgaccctgccccacaagcacatagaagccctgctgctcaagagcctgtggatgcattgtattcacccctgggtgaggaatacattgcactccagaggaggctcataacaagcacggagaacatacaaagaggccaagagaggttcttcaggagccaacagaggagacaacaatgtagcatagagctacagagggacatagcagcattgttaagtgcaagtgttcataaccaatcacagatgatgcaaattctgtctgatatgcagatgcaaatggacaatagatggagagaacaaaatcaactcttgggtgtgttggttgagaacTTTACAcatcagcaggacactgcctccagcctatcatttatggccagcacaccagcagaaacatcagaatcttctcaaaccaggataacaaggcaatccactacagacACCTCAGCTCCCtcgtccaagaagccaaaaaagaaataa